A region of the Geitlerinema sp. PCC 9228 genome:
GTGTTGGCTCTTATGTTATTTATCTAATTTTATTTTTCTGGGAGGTTAAGGACAATTTCTCTATATCAAAACATAGTACCATTTCCTTTATCATCTCTTGCATTTTATTAAGAACATTACGTAAATATTTATTTTATTTTTTTCGATTCCTGAGTTTGTGGTAAAATATCTCTGTCGTTTGCAGTCAGTATTTTCCCATGGTAGAAAAAGTTTTGTTTTGGTTTTCTCAACCACCAAAAAAAGTGCGATCGCTGATTAATTTTGCCCGAAAAAAATGGCAGTCTTTGCTTGGACAAATAGTCGCGATCGCGATAGTAATTTTAGCGAGTTCTTTTGCTTTTCCGGAGACAGCCATAGCTTCGGAGGGCATCGTTTTTGAATACGGCAGCCAGCAGGAAACGGTTTCCCTGGAAGATATTCAAGACTTCGTAGAAAACGGAGATATTCCAGAAGTTTTTAGAACCCGTCTGGAACTGAGAACGCAGGATTTGGAAGATTTGCGTCGTGCCTTGCAGTTACAAATCGAAAACATCGACCTGGATTTTCTAGAAAGGGCTCTCAACAGTTCCATTGGCGAATTTGTATTGCGGCAAATTGGCGAAATTATCAGTAGCGATCTAGAAAGCGACATTCAAGCCCTAGCAGAAACCCTAATTGTAGCGGCTGAAGATAGAACCCTATCGCTGCTGGAAGTCATGGAAGAATTTCCCGAACGCCTGATTTACGTGCAAGGTCCGAGGCTAACCAAAGTATACGAAGATATCCGATTTATCGCAGAAGACGTGCGGGAATTTGTAGCGTTTGTGGATCAATTTTTAGAACCTTTGGTTTGCAATGGAGAAACCACAGCGCGATCGCCAGAAAATATGGAGAAAATTCCCGAAAAAATTGTTAGCCGCCAGCGCGGGTTGCACTTTTTCCCAAACCGATAGACATAGATTGGTTGTTGGGAATTTCTAGATGGAGTTTGTTTATGCAATTTTTCAAGCAGAGAAAGCAGCCTTCTTGGGTTCGTCAAAAATCTCGTACCATTGGGGCAATCGCGCTGGCGATTGTAGCGTTTGCCACCACCGTTGCCCTGACAATTTTTCCCAGCGATCG
Encoded here:
- a CDS encoding alpha/beta hydrolase, encoding MVEKVLFWFSQPPKKVRSLINFARKKWQSLLGQIVAIAIVILASSFAFPETAIASEGIVFEYGSQQETVSLEDIQDFVENGDIPEVFRTRLELRTQDLEDLRRALQLQIENIDLDFLERALNSSIGEFVLRQIGEIISSDLESDIQALAETLIVAAEDRTLSLLEVMEEFPERLIYVQGPRLTKVYEDIRFIAEDVREFVAFVDQFLEPLVCNGETTARSPENMEKIPEKIVSRQRGLHFFPNR